The Choloepus didactylus isolate mChoDid1 chromosome 24, mChoDid1.pri, whole genome shotgun sequence DNA window aaggGTGAGATTATAACAGTGACTTTTTCAATGTAATCTTACAATTGTAAACAAGCTGGAAATTGTAATAGTAGCctttaaatgtaactttaaaacataaaaaagctGTGCATATATGAGCACTTaatctcacaaaggagcaatacaTAAATGTAAAGCCTGCACCCAGATGTGAATAAGCTTTCATCTATTGCTCTAGATCACCCAGATATGAATAAGCTTTCATTTATAGCCTTAGATACAGAGGCACATTTTCCAGGTGTCACAGAGGATGcaaatcctaaaggaagtagGGAATGACtgagattaaaaaacaacaacagcaacaacaaaactacTGCAGTTCTCCAGACATCTGTTACCTGTTAAATaagatgattatctctctttgtttCTGACATGTATAAATGCCAGTTGAAAAACCACTTTGTGGAGGCAGATCTGGGAAGGAAATCTACCTTGCCCTCTCGCTAGCAtaaatcacctttttttttccacctCAGCCCTATTTGGTGTTATTTTCATTGGCTGCACTGGGTGACAACCTAGATTTTGGAGTCCCCCATCTACAATATCATTAATTCACAGGTACTATGTTTGCATACAACCAGACACAGAGCCTTCCTTGTCATCATTCTATTAAGGGTGATGAAAATAGGAAGCAATTTTCAGTTGAGTGCGCTCATTTGGGGAATCGGAATCCTGGAAGTTTAGATGACTCATTGAAAAGAGGAGATGGGCTGTATAGCCTCTGAAGTAAAATTCATAAAACTGGTTACTGTTGGAGAAAGAAGGGTGAATGATCTTAGGCTTGAGTTAGACAGAAATGTAGTCACTTGCCCTGCCTTCAGAGTGAGACATAATAAGGGAGTAAAGGAAGCTCTGGTGAAGAAAGCAGCTGAGGCAGGCTCCCAAGAGGCTGTCAGATGGGGGAGATTTGGAGAAAATGTTGGGACACAGAGATATTGCTGATTAATGACCATAATTTCCAGAGgccaatgaagaaaataattgtgaATGATTAGAAATAAGGTAGCAAAATGAGTATGAAGAGCTACATGGAGACAGATTGGGGTATATACAGTCTCTGTGCTTGGAAAAACTTCTAAAGGCAGATGGACCTGGGTAGTTTTTGCACAACAGGCAGTTATCcaaaaactctctcagcattAACTTCCCTGTAGCAGTGGTAAAAGCATGTTATTCAGATCAAAGAGATGTTCAGCCTCCCACTCAAATGCAAAAGTGAGTCATTTGGATGACACCTCCCCAAGGTCCcctctttctctcacaccccCCTCTGGCAAATCCTCTTGACTCCAACATCAACATAGACTATGACAACTTAAGAACACTTCCACTTCTAGCAGCATACTGGTACACCAATTACTCGGTAAGATTTTGGTATTGGCTGGTACCAATTAAGAAAGTCAATGGAGACAATGGTAGCCTATTTTCCCTTTGGAATAAGTCAGTTTGATAAATTTTCATTCTTGGGCAATGTTAGAGCCCAAGGGAGAGCAGCAACAGACATAAAATGATCGAGCTCTTCAGTGCTCTCTGTCTGCTAACAGATAACAATGAAGCCAGATTTTGGGCATCATAAAAGTTTTCAGAGGAATCAACACTTTTTCTACTCTCTATTGAAATGAAAGTTCACAacctctttctgttcttttagtCAGCTGTAATTTCAGTAGTCCTGAACTTCAGCAGACAGCCAGAACCTTCATGCACAAGGATTGAAGGGATACTAGTAAGTCCttgtttttagaataaaatttgttttatatttaaaataacctGAGAAATAAAACAGTGGCTAAAACtccttatttaaaataatgaaatcaataaaaaattgaTCATGTTATATCATATATTATTGTTTTGTGTTCTAATTATTCCAGGTTCAATGCCAAATTTTCCTtggaataaaattcaaaacttgcatttgttttccttaatttaGGTGTTCCATAAAGGGTTATGACTTTCTTGGCATATTTATAATTCAAAAGTGCACATAATGATTAAGGGGTGATCTTTTCACTATTCATGACCATGGGGAGAAGATGAGCTTAATACTTAAAAGGAGATAAAGGGGACAGTGTGGGAGGTCAAACTCCAAAGTACATTATTATATATGTACTACATTTGCAGGAAGGTTAAAGAATAAAATCTGtacaaatagaagacatcaacctGTGTCTGCAAGAGGGACCTCCAATTGCAGTATTTCTTCACTAACAAGATTTGAATTTAGCACCATCTTTTTGTCACCCCTTCTCCCCTGCAACATAATTTGTATTAATCTTGTGGGAGGGATAGACAAACAAGAGGATGTGGAAGTGGCAGTGTGACTGACTTGAAAATtgttaaaaaagtatttgcaatatATCAGATGAGTAATAGATAATGCCATGTATTTTAAGTTGAAgatttaatagagaaaaaaataaagaaaagcttgcaaggaaaacataattatttaatttattagatGTGACGGACTACCAAGGAGaggaaatttataaagaaaataatgtgtgGAATGTAAGGCTAACCATCTCAGCCCATATATTTGATACCTACTGTAACTAGGTTATATGCCATATGGAACTCTAAGTATAAgactataaataataaataacttggcatggagaaggagagaaataagcCAGCTTTAGctaaatttcttatttaaattatgaaattcGAGAACAGTTCTAAACTGAATGTTCTCTAGAGGCATGTATGGTAAAGATTTTATACAGTAGATGAAAAAGGTcaataataaattttcattttttttcagaattttttatgTCTCAAATTTCCAAAGCTCTGTAGAAAATGAGGTTATATTCATCATGGGACAGAATGTAGGCACTGCAAGCCTAGGGCACAATTTAGCAGTTGTTAGTTGTTCAATTTTGATTTACCTAGAGTGTTGGAAAGGTTTTGCAAAGGTCAGTAGAAAAACTGTTCAAAACTTTCCTTTCACAGAGTATATTTGAACAATATATTAGTGCCAGATATATGTGAACTGAAATTAAATTGTTTAAGTAAAACTAAATTACCAGGAAATGATTGATGACCAATACACTGAAGACGATCTAGACAGAGGTAATATTTACTAATTTGAATGTTATACTAACCTATGCATAaatctattgtatttttaatattgagAGACttgattttgttgatgttttATTCTTATCCCTTTCTGTTGCTTGATTGTGATTCATATTATGCTTGCAGTAATGAGAAATAACACAGCTGTGACTGAATTTATcctcttgggattttctacaaaTCAAAATATGCACATTTTGCATTCAATGCTCTTCTCATTCATTTACTTGTGGGCCCTGATTGGGAATGTCCTCATTATCATGATCACAACTTTGGACCAGCACCTTCAtacacccatgtacttctttctGAAGAATTTATCATTCTTGGATCTCTGTCTCATTTCAGTTACAATCCCCAAATCCATTTTTAACTCCTTGACCCACAACAACACAATCTCCTTCCTTGACTGTGTCACCCAGGTCTTTCTGGTGACTTTATTGGCAATTGCAGAGGTGTTCCTCCTAACAGTGATGTCCTTTGACCGCTACgctgccatctgccatcctctgcACTATGAAGTCATCATGAacatgagcatgtgtgtgtggatGGCAGCTGTATCTTGGGTGGGTGGAAGTCTGGCTGCTGTGATGCACACAGCTGGTACCTTCTCCTTATCCTTCTGTGGATCCAATGTGGTCCATCAGTTCTTCTGTGATATCCCCCATTTATTAGCTATATCTTGTTCAGAAAATTTAATGAGAGAAATTGTGCCCATCCTCATCAGTGTGGTTTTGGATatctgctgttttattttcatcatcattTCCTATGTCTACATCTTCTGCACTGTCAAGAAGATTCCATCAACAGAAGGCCAGTCAAAAGCCTACTCCACATGTCTTCCACATCTGGTGGTGGTTGTATTATTTCTGTCCACAATCTTCATTGCTCATCTAAAGCCAACAtcaaagtccccttctatttctgaCCTTGTAATTTCTGTGTTCTACACTGTGGTACCCCCAACCTTGAATCCCATCATATACAGTCTAAGAAACAAAGCCATGAAGTTGGCTTTGGGCATGTTGGTGGAGGGAAAGATCATCAAAAAGTAAAAGATATGACTTTCTTGTTTAATTAGcaggtaaaatttaaaatatcattcattCAGTGATAGATATCATTTATCATTTATGCCAACTTTTACaagtaaatatttgaaagaaataaaggagcaATGACTCAGGAATTTTCATTAGacagaaaagttatttt harbors:
- the LOC119520100 gene encoding olfactory receptor 14A16-like, encoding MRNNTAVTEFILLGFSTNQNMHILHSMLFSFIYLWALIGNVLIIMITTLDQHLHTPMYFFLKNLSFLDLCLISVTIPKSIFNSLTHNNTISFLDCVTQVFLVTLLAIAEVFLLTVMSFDRYAAICHPLHYEVIMNMSMCVWMAAVSWVGGSLAAVMHTAGTFSLSFCGSNVVHQFFCDIPHLLAISCSENLMREIVPILISVVLDICCFIFIIISYVYIFCTVKKIPSTEGQSKAYSTCLPHLVVVVLFLSTIFIAHLKPTSKSPSISDLVISVFYTVVPPTLNPIIYSLRNKAMKLALGMLVEGKIIKK